CACTCCCCTTACTTAGTGATAACGACCTTCGTGAGCTTGGCATAAAAGCGTTAGGTGATCGGAAGCATCTGCTTCAGTTGATCAAGATCAGGAGTAATGAAGATCTAGAAGTAAATAGATAACAACTGTACATGTGTCACAAACAATTGATAATACTATTGTTAATAGCACCAGCAACCAACTACCAGTCATCCACCAAATAGTACAGAAGATGaggtaaacaatttaatactcATAAAAACAATATTTAGTAGAAATATTAAAGTTCCGTATGGGAGGTGCTGATCTGCCAGGATTAGACGATTTGTCTACAGATGATGATGAACACGATCAGGTACACATAGTAATTAATACATACTGTGTATATAAGTGTCTCACTTTGTAGCTGGATGACATCGTTGAAGAAGTTGAACTTGGCAGTTCTTCTCAACTACCACCTAAAATGGTTATGAAACAAATAAAGTACAACTTGCTTATAATTACATAGTGCATCTTACAGTCAAAAACAACTGATCAAGCCCAGTCTGCAGCAGCTCAGTGTGTGATCGTGCTGGATCACGAGGAAAAAATAATACCAGATCCATTTCCATTTCCAGTGACTTATGGAGCAGCTGTAGATGTGGCATTACACACAGGTTAAATGGGTAACAATTAAAAAGAGAATCTAATGATTCAGCGTAATGTACTTTGCGGGGACTGACacagcttcttaacaataatccaggGATTATATATATCTTGTAATGCTGGACACACcattatcgagctacaactactgctatttacaaaaaaaaatgtatGACAGTATACTTTAAATGCTCCCCTTATGCTCCAATATTCTTAAATataattgtgtcttgactgctctattaaagtatctaatgcatctgtgaatgttctattaggatatttcaacatgcggtgactgttctatttgagtatataGATCTTTAACGAATCTTTTtttcacaacgtagctgtaaatctaATTTTTACCGTGTTTGCACACTATCTTATTCTACATCATACTAAATGAACAGAGtctcagcttctctgataactgATGCACAAAAtctgtgcctattatgctggcattaagCTCCGGcaatgcttttggctacctaattatgctgacataattggTGCAGGCCTAAAACTTATTGATTTGATATTGAATAGGTGGGAGGTGCAAGATTATGTGGCTATGATACTAAGAAAACTACCTGGCCCGTTACTGAATAAAACACTAGTACTAAGTACTGGAGCAAAGGAATACACCCATGCTACAATATAGTCTATATCACTACCAGTATTCACGTACATGTGTTTTGTAAATATTGTAATAAATAAGTGCATGTGCGACTTATGAGGAAGAGCAGTagcagcagttgtagcttgtTAATGGTTTGCccagcattatatatatataccagagACAGAAAATGCTTGGATTATTCTAGTCCGTTAGTCCAGTCTGTGAAATGCATTAGGCCCCAAATTTGAGCCAAAAAAACTTTTGAAGTTTGCATTATTCTTCAAATTTTTACTTCTTAATCTTCTTTACTAAATAATATATGGGATCACAACTAAACCTCACCGTATGGTCATTTCACCGCCTGTTTATAAGATGTTCTCTAGTAGGTTCATAGCTTTGCGTAtatgtaaaaaaattatattgttATATACACGCAGGCTATGTACAAAACATATCCGAGCCACGCTGATTACGACTACGTGTCGAGGGCCATCGTGAAACGGTACCCTTTCCTGAAGAACCCAATTAATGGACATGTAAGCTGAATGTACTACATATGcttcacttcacttaatttagTTCACTAGCTTGCTAGCATTTGCAAGTTGCAAGAGCGCTTCAGAGAAATGAGAAGGTACAATGATAAGAAAGGGAAACCAATTATAAGAAAATTAAGCGAAAAAGCTGTCACTGCTGCATCAGGAAAAAAAAGAAAGTTTGAGATAAGAAGATTCAGTATACATTCAAATATCACAAGTTTCTACATAAAGATTCCAGAAGAAGAAGACGAGGACTCAttcaaacaacaaaacaaaaccCTTAAACAAGAAGGAAAGAAACAAGCAAAATATAGAAATCGCGCTTTAGTAGGGGAACTGATGGCACAAACATTTTCTATGAGGAGAAATAAAATTGAGGAGAAGGAAGTGCCCCCGTCAGAATTGTTGGCAGAGTTCCCATTGCTGAAGGACCCTCATGAGGTACAGGGGTGTTATAAAAAaatcactacatacatacagtattactTTTCTTTTACTGTAGGTGATAGCTGAACTGGGAAGACTGCAGAGAAACACTCAACTAAGAAGCACCTACAATGACACGTGGCATCAGTGGTTACCACAAATCACAAAAGCAATAAAAATCAATGCTACAACAACTAACATTAAGAGAATGAAGGAAATAGACGTAAATACAGACTTGGAAGATGAAGATGGTAAAACGTTTACTATGTATATTACAAAGCAATTATGGCACTGTTTACAGCTGGAAGGTTGACTTTGAAGGTGTTGTATGCTCTGGCCTTTATATTAAAAGACCACAAAACTAAGCCAGAAATTGACAAGCTTATGACCATCACTCCAGTAAGCAATAATTGTGACCTGCCTAGCAAAAACCGgctgttttcacaaaattccCTTTACCTATAAAACATTGATATAAACAGGGTAAAAATACGTGTGCTACATAAATATTTTACACATGCTTCGTTTTGAAGTGAAACAaaactcaaatcaataaaacttaTATACCACTAGAAtctcctgttcattgggagtaagaaaatctttgtttcatgtacggtatgtgagttatgggcTCTTATTTACAATGTGGAAGAAATAACGTTTACCGTCATTCTataattgttgaaatggccttcttctttgtacACATGGAGACAtatacggaaaatacagtaccttgattgatgtgccagttcatggtgaacatactGAGCAGAATGCTGTCTTTGTAACTTTTTTCAGTCGTGAGCTATGATCGATAAAATTAAGCATGTGTAATTTATTTGATGTATTGTTGCTGTAAAAATCAAGTTTATTCCTATTCCaactgtctatcactataactccatcacaaaaagctgaaattttggctatccactcctttgttactccagataacagagaagcaataaaatggaattcgaggaatgAGCGAAAATGGCCAGTaattgctcagcgggtcacgaTTTACTAACATACAGGTCTGAATACTGTAATGTATTACTGGTAAACATGTATTACTGTAATGCATTACTGGTTACAAATAGATACATACCATTAAAAGTGCTATTATACTTAGGTCACTGTTGATTTGAACGCTGTGGCTGCCAACGTTGTAGACAAAAAGCCACCCAAGAAAATGTCATCTAACTTGGAGCAATTCATTACATATTTGCATTCCATGTGATAACAGACCAACTACTCTTGTAAGACTATGACTAATGTGTTTAAACAGTGTAGTTTAAATTACTGTATTTATATGTGTATCCACCATTATGTACTATAGATAGTCATGTGCTGGTCGCATGCTGCTTTATCTGTATGATAAACTTCAATTTGTTCaactataaggaaaaattaagaactTTAAGTATGATTAGGAATCACACAAAAAATAGTAggtaaacaagggaggttatcTATACTGgtggcaagagttcataatatatatactgaggagagtatcctactctcatatatccCTGTTGAAGGGCGTATTGTGACGTTATGAtgtagcacttctgagtttgcTCATTACTCTTTgaataattaatgatgtcattaactGAACATAATATTGATTGAATATCTGCCTAACAACATCGCTAGCAACCGAACTAACTTGACCTCTCAATGTTTCTCATTGAACTACAAGCATACCTTCGTGAGTTTGACACGACGTCATAGGCATTTCTTACCATGCCATTTGCGAATATGTCTTTCTCAAGTGTCGCGAGTGTGGGAAAATGCTAGTGATTGTTGCACTTATATAGCTGCTCGgacatcacaaaccacaacactttgtcgttacatcataacttaaCAATATGCCCTTCTACAGAGAGTAGGGGATATTCTCCTCAGCATATATATTTTGAACTCTTgctggtggacatttaatccctacttcagcacAATCTGTACCCATTtttcacagcgttacaaatgaagaatggtAGGAAAAGCACTTCTCCAGTCACTgatcccatttacaaatgtagggaagccatcacactacTGCAAGTTgataccttgggctgtcagcaaaaagaaatgggacacaaaggaggacacagccATGAaatatgcattgtacatactacagtatgccaaaaggcacctgtctgaCTAAAGTAAcatcgaacagtaaaaaaatcaagttagccgttattgagttacacttgtctgaaggctcCAGGCAGTAAACATTATTTGTAGCAATCCtttggaagcatttaggattATACTGATTCTACTACTGAGGGCAGTTTTAGGCGCTTGGTTATATCCAACTAATACTGCCagggtgccaggatggtattgtgaagctggtttttgggtgatattttttggcaATAAAAGCCAAAACCTCCATAATCCCTAATGTTACAgtgaacctctctattacggacatttgggacccagaattttggccattttttgctgtaatatagaggctttcctctttcagagataaaaaatgtattaaccagacctgttgggatcaaggttttttctattgtgtccttaattggggagtttgttaagagaggttccactgtactactatactgtatgatgttatatcaagacacacggtagtgtgtcgtgcggcccaagaagccggcgcgccacaccgtgagtatattgacaggaagaacgaaaacgtcattttcacacctttgtatctcggtgatcacttatctgattggaaccaaatttgctgcacagttgcccgccagccaagggagtctacattccaaatttgaaggaaatcgctccagccatttccgagatacctATAACACGCAAACGTGTACTcctatcgccttgaaatttggcacacagaaagggagtccaaaggcgaatcctagcatcaaatttggtacaaatccgatgaatggttcaggagttatgaccgattattcacgtaaaacaagatagatttgttgtcacgcctacacggcaaaccgcttcatggaatgagttgaaaattgctatgtagatggagtaaccatcgtaggagtgccttttggtggtttgaaaggaatcgagataaagaccacggagatatgacacaaaacccaacctgtgtcacaattacgcgatcgatttttatgaataaaaaagtattagtttttacgcctactaggcaaaccgcttagagcaatgagctgaaaatcggtgtatagctggaataatcttcatagaaagtccttgcagtagtacagaagaatcggattacaaaccactgagttacgatttgaaagccaactccatgtagcaaatgcaagattgagatactctaatagaacagtcaccctaatagagcattcggctaatttatttactccattatagaattttattacatcacaagttattctgtagggagttcagttgcaaacagttaatcttatagacagttcagcaagaagacagtcaccatgcggagagttaagcaaatataccactatagagattcagaacattacaagtcacactgaagaaagttcagctataaacaagtcatgcactgtgtagagaattca
This genomic interval from Dysidea avara chromosome 15, odDysAvar1.4, whole genome shotgun sequence contains the following:
- the LOC136245146 gene encoding uncharacterized protein; translation: MDIKENWTTDDVCQFISKEGFDNEVVELFRDNRIRGRTLPLLSDNDLRELGIKALGDRKHLLQLIKIRSNEDLEHQQPTTSHPPNSTEDEFRMGGADLPGLDDLSTDDDEHDQLDDIVEEVELGSSSQLPPKMSKTTDQAQSAAAQCVIVLDHEEKIIPDPFPFPVTYGAAVDVALHTG
- the LOC136245085 gene encoding uncharacterized protein, whose amino-acid sequence is MAQTFSMRRNKIEEKEVPPSELLAEFPLLKDPHEVIAELGRLQRNTQLRSTYNDTWHQWLPQITKAIKINATTTNIKRMKEIDVNTDLEDEDAGRLTLKVLYALAFILKDHKTKPEIDKLMTITPVTVDLNAVAANVVDKKPPKKMSSNLEQFITYLHSM